GCAGATCCATGGTCATGCCGTGCCCGCTGTGATCCATCGCGGCGGCTCCTGATTCGTGGGGGTTGTGCAAGTCTGTCCGCCCTACAGACTAGAACCGCCCCCGGTCACATCTCGGACCGGGGGCGGTTCGACCTACTCAGGGGCGCGGGGCTGTATCGATGTGCGGCTCCGCCGCGTGGGCGCGACCAGCCACAACGGCGCCGCACCCGCCGGACGGCTAAAGCACGCACTCCGCTTCCGCGTACCGCGCCGACGGCACCGTCTTCAACGTCTCCACAGCCTCCGCCAGCGGCACCATCACGATGTCGGTCCCCCGGAGCGCCGTCATGTGACCGAACTCCCCACGGTGCACGGCCTCCACCGCATGCCACCCGAACCGCGTGGCCAGCACCCGGTCGTAGGCCGTCGGCGTACCACCCCGCTGCACATGCCCGAGGATGACCGGCCGCGCTTCCTTCCCCAGCCGCTCCTCCAGCTCGATCGACAGCTGGCGGGCGATCCCGGCGAACCGCTCGTGCCCGTAGATGTCCTTGCCGCCCTCGTCGAAGGCCATGGAGCCGGGGGCCGGCTTGGCCCCCTCCGCCGCCACGACGATCGCGAACCGCTTGCCCGCCTCGAACCGCTCGCCGACCCGCCGGGCCAACTCCTCGATGTCGAAGGGCCGTTCCGGCACGACGATGGCGTGCGCGCCCGCCGCCATGCCGGAGTGCAGCGCTATCCACCCGGTGTGCCGCCCCATGACCTCGACGACGAGCACCCGCTGGTGGGACTCGGCGGTGGTCTTGAGCCGGTCGAGCGCCTCGGTGGCGACCCCGACGGCCGTGTCGAACCCGAAGGTGACGTCGGTGACCGCGATGTCGTTGTCGATCGTCTTCGGCACGCCGACGATCGGCAGGCCGGCGTCGGACATCAGCCGGGCCGCCTTGAGCGTGCCCTCGCCGCCGATGGGGATGATCGCGTCGAGCCCCAGCTCCTCGACGTGCCCCTTGGCCCGCTCCACGCCGTCCCGCAGATGCGAGGGTTGGACGCGGGAGGAGCCGAGGATCGTGCCGCCGCGGGCGAGGATGCCGCCGACGGCGTCGAGGTCGAGCTTGAGGTAGTCGCACTCCAGGAGACCCCGCCAGCCGTCCCGGAAACCGATGACCTCGTCGCCGTGGTCGACGACGGAACGGTGCACGACGGACCGGATGACGGCGTTCAGGCCGGGGCAGTCGCCGCCGGACGTGAGGACACCAATGCGCATAAGCCCGCTACAACCTTCTCGACAGGGGCCGGATCCGGACCACGTCGTCCGGCTCGAACCCCGCCACCCTAGCGGCAGGAGGGGGCGGGGCCGAAGCATGCGTCCGCCTGCTGGACGACCCCGCTCACCTGTGCGGACACCGTGTCAGACGGGCTGCCGGCGGATAACGGGAACCGCGGTGGACTCCCTGCTCAGGCAGGCTGCTGAGCGGCCGCGATGCGCTCGTTGCGCAGGGCCTCGTACCAGCGGTCGTCGGTCGGCGGCAGCGCGTTCACGTCCAGGGCCAGCTTCAGCAGCAGGTCGGCGATGAGCGGGTTGCGCGCCAGGACGGGGCCGTGCATGTACGTACCGAAGACCGTGTCGTTGTACGCCCCCTCCGTACCGTCCCCGGTGCCGTTGCCGTTGCCCAGCCGGACGTTGGCGAACGGGCGGGCGGTGGGCCCGAGGTGGGTGACGCCCTGGTGGTTCTCGAAGCCGGTCAGCGGGGGCAGGCCGAGGCGCGGGTCGATGTCGGCGAGCACGTCACCGACGCACCGCGCGCCCTCGCCGCGCACGGAGACCACGTCGAGCAGACCGAGGCCGGGCTCGCGCTGGCCGAGGTCGTTGATGAACTCGTGGCCGAGGATCTGGTAGCCGGCGCACACCGAGAAGACGATCGCGCCGTTGCCCACGGCCCGGTGCAGTCCGCCGTCCCGGCGCAGCCGCTCGGCCGCGAGCCGCTGGGGCCGGTCCTCGCCGCCGCCGATCAGGTAGATGTCGCCGGAGGTCGGGATCGCCTGGTCGCTGCGCACGTCCAGGCGGGCCACGTCGAGGCCGCGCTGGCGGGCCCGGCGCTCGATGACGAGGGCGTTGCCCTGGTCGCCGTAGGTGCTGAGAAGGTCGGGGTAGATCCAGACGATCCGCAGTTGGTTGTCGCTCACAAAAGTCCCCTGTGTCTCAGTTGCCGACGCGGCGGCGCAGGTCCTGGAAGGCGGTGTAGTTCGCGATGACCTCGATACGGCCGTGCGGGCTCATCGACACGGCCTGGTCGAGGTTGTCGCAGACCTGGAAGTTCTGGTTCGCGACCTCGAGGCGCACCGCGAGGTCCAGCTTGCGGTCGCCGATCACGCAGATCGGGTGGCCGGTCAGCCGGGTGTAGTCGACGTCCCACAGCCAGGAGGTGTCGGTGCCGTCGGCGCCGCGGGCGTTGACCGAGAGGATCACCGGGGTGGGCGGCGGGTCGATCAGGCTGAACGTCTCGAGCCAGCCGGCCGGGTTCTTCGCGAGCAGCAGGCGCAGGTCGCGCTGCTGGAACTGCACGACGTCGTAGCGGCCGGCGACGGCCTGCACCTGGTACATGCGTTCCAGGGCGACCTGCGGCGGTACGCCGAAGACGGCGGCGACGGCGGCCGAGGAGGCGGCGTTGGCCTTGTTGGCGCGGCCGGGCAGCTGGAGGTGGATGGGCCACGCGGAGCCGTGCGGGTCGAGCACGTGGTCGCCGGAGAGCGCCCAGCTCGGCGTGGGGCGGCGGAACCCGCACTCGCCGCAGAACCAGTCGTCGCCCGGCCGCTGCATCACACCGCCGCAGGACGGGCAGGACCAGGCGTCGTCCTTCCACATCTGTCCGGCGGCGACCCAGATGACGTTGGGGGAGGAGGACGCGGCCCACACGACGAGCGGGTCGTCGGCGTTGGCGACCACGACGGCCTTGCTTCCGGCGAGCCCCTCACGCCAGTTCTCGGCGAGCATGCGGGTCTCGGCGGCCCGGTCGAGCTGGTCGCGGGAGAGGTTCAGCAGGGCGATGCACTTGGGGTCGGTGTCCCGGGCCACGCCCGCGAGGTACTTCTCGTCGACCTCGATCACGCCGAACCGGGCGTCCGAGCCGCCGGCCAGCGCCGAGGTGATGCCGGCGGGCATGTTGGCGCCGAGCGCGTTGGAGACGACGGGCCCGGCGGCCCCCAGGGCCTCCGCGATCAACCGGGTGGTGGTGGTCTTGCCGTTGGTCGCCGAGACGAGGACGACGTCCAGGTGCTGGGCGAGCCGGGCGAGGAGGTCGGGGTCGAGTTTGAGGGCCACCTTGCCGCCGATGACCGAACCGCTGCCGCGACCCGCGGCTCGGGATGCCGCCGCGACGGCCTTGCCCGCCGTCACGGCGAGCTTGGCCCGCGGCGAGAGCGGGTCCGAGTTGCCTGTCATCAGTTCTCGATCCTCCTTGCGTACGCGCCGCGCCTCAGCCTCCGGCCACGTGGTGTGGACCTCAGCCTATCGAGATCCTTAGGCACTCCCGAATCGCCGTACCCTTGCGGCCATGCGAAACGGCTCCATTCCGGGCACCCGTGGCCGGGTCCGGCCCCTCACCCTGCTCGGCAGCCCCGTACTGCACGAACCCTGCGGGGAGGTAACGGACTTCGGCCCGGAACTGGCGACCCTCGTGGAAGACCTGTTCGCGACGATGTACGCGCACGAGGGGGTGGGCCTCGCGGCGAACCAAGTGGGCGTCCCCCTGCGCGTGTTCGTCTACGACTGCCCCGACGACGAGGAGACCCGCCACCTGGGCCACGTGGTCAACCCCCGCCTGGTGGAGACGGACGGCCTGGTGCTCAGGGGCCCCGAGGGCTGCCTGTCCCTGCCGGGCCTGGAGTCGGGGGTGGAACGCCACGACCACGCGGTGGTGGAGGGTTTCACAGCGACGGGCGAGCCCGTGACGATCCACGGCACGGGCTTCTTCGCAAGGTGCCTGCAACACGAGATGGACCACTTGGAGGGCAAGGTCTACGCGGACCGGGTGGAGGGTCGGCGCCACCGGCGGTTGATGCGACAAGTGGCTCGGACTTCTTGGCATAGGGGGAGTTGAACCTGCCCAGGGGCGCGGGGAGCTGCGCGACCAGCCCCCCCACACACCCGCACCCGGGATTCGACGGTCAGAACCCCGGACCTCCGACTTTGTCCCCGGCCGCCGCCAGGCGACCCCACAACAGGTCAGCCATACTCCGCACCAACTCCCCCCGCGCACAAGGCCGTTCCCCCAGCCACCAGTCACCCGCCGCGTACATCATCCCGACGATCCCGTGCCCCCACACCCGCGCCAGCAACTGACTCCCGGGCCCGAGATCCAGCCGGTCCTCGATGACCTGCGCCAACTCCTCACCCATCCTGCGCAGCAGCGGCACGGAATGCTGACCGACGTCGAACCCCTGGTCCGCGGTCTGTCCCCCCTCCGCGGGATGCATCAGGAACCGGTACACCTGAGGCCGCGCCTCGATCGCCGCGAGATACGTGTCGAGCGTCGCCTCCACGCGCTCCCGCCGATCCGCCGGAGCGTCCAGCGCGGCCCGCAGCGAATCCAGCAGCGCGTCGGTGTGCCGCTTGGCAAGCGCGGCGTAAAGTCCCCCCTTGTCGCCGAAGTGCCGGTACAGAATCGGCTTGGTGATACCCGCTTCCGCGGCGATGGCGTTCATAGAGGCCTGCGGCCCGTCACGCAGCACCACTCGGTCCGCGGCCTCCAACAGCTCGCGCCGGCGGCGGTCGGCGGACCGCTGCTGATCGGTCCGCTGTGTGGTGTCCATGAGCTCTCCCCACCCGTGCTTAATCGGTGACGCCTGCGCAAACTAACACTCGGCAGGTCGCGCGCATCGAACAGGCTGCTGACCGGTCATCGGAGTTGACTTTTCCTACCCGTGGGTAACAGACTCGGGTTACCGCAAGTAACATGCACGTGCGTCGCCGCTGGAGGGGACATGGCCGAGTTCACCATGGAGCTCAACGACGAACAGAAGGAGGTCCGGGACTGGCTGCACGGCTTCGCGGCCGACGTCATCCGCCCCGCGGCCGCCGAATGGGACGAGCGTGAGGAGACTCCCTGGCCGGTCATCCAGGAGGCCGCGAAGGTCGGCATCTACTCCCTCGACTTCTACGCCCAGCAGTACTTCGACCCCACCGGGCTCGGTATCCCGATGGCGATGGAGGAGCTGTTCTGGGGCGACGCGGGCATCGCCCTGTCGATCGTAGGCACCGGACTCGCCGCCGTGGGCGTTCTCGCCAACGGAACCGAGGAGCAGATCGGCACCTGGATCCCCCAGATGTACGGCGACGCCAACGATGTCAAGGTCGCCGCGTTCTGCTCCTCCGAGCCGGACGCCGGCTCCGACGTGGCCTCCATGCGCACGCGTGCCGTGTACGACGAGGCCAAGGACGAGTGGGTGCTCAACGGCACCAAGACCTGGGCGACCAACGGCGGCATCGCCAACGTCCACGTGGTCGTGGCCGTCGTGGACGCCGAGCTCGGCTCCAAGGGGCACGCGTCCTTCATCGTGCCGCCGAACACCCCGGGCCTGTCCCAGGGCCAGAAGTTCAAGAAGCACGGCATCCGCGCCTCGCACACCGCCGAGGTCGTCCTGGAGAACGTCCGCGTCCCCGGCCACTGCCTGCTCGGCGGCAAGGAGAAGCTGGACCAGCGCCTGGCCCGGGCCCGCGAGCGGGCGAAGGCCGGCAACGGCGAGCGCGTGAAGAACGCGGCGATGGCGACCTTCGAGGCCAGCCGTCCCGCGGTGGGCGCCATGGCCGTGGGTACCGCCCGTGCCGCCTACGAAGTCGCCCTCGACTACGCCAAGACGCGTGAGCAGTTCGGGCGTCCGATCATCGACAACCAGGGCGTGGCCTTCCAGCTCGCCGACATGCGGACGTCCATCGACGCGGCCCGGCTGCTGGTCTGGCGGGCGTCCTGGATGGCCATCAACGGCAAGCAGTTCACCGCCGCCGAGGGCTCGATGTCGAAGCTGTTCGCGAGCGAGACCGCGAAGAAGGTCACCGCGCAGGCGGTCCAGATCCTCGGCGGCAACGGCTACACCAGGGAGTACCCGGTGGAGCGCATGCACCGCGACGCGGCGATCTACACGATCTTCGAGGGCACGAGCGAGATCCAGCGACTGGTGATCGCCCGGACGCTCTCGGGGATGTCCATCCGCTGACGAAGTCCGAGTGTCAGGAGCCCTTCCGGAGCCGTCACCACGTCACCGGAAGGGCCTCGGGGCCGCGGACCGACGCGCCCCTGCGGAACGGGACCCGCTCCGGTTCCACCGCGAGCCGCAGCCCTGGCAGCCGGTCCAGCAGCGCGTCCACCAGGAGCTCGCACGTCAGCCGGGCCACCATCTGGCCCGGGCAGTGGTGCGGGCCGGATCCGAAGGACAGGTGCGGGTCGGGGCCGCGGGAGAAGTCGATCGTCTCCGGGTACGGAAACACGTCCGGGTCCCGGTTCGCCGCCAGGTACGAAACGTAGATCGCGTCGCCCGCCCGGATCCGTACGCCTCGGATCCCCACGTCCTCCAGGGCGATCCGCGAGAGTCCCACGGCGTTGCGGTGCGGGATCCAGCGCAGCAGTTCCTCGATGGCCCGGGGGC
Above is a window of Streptomyces griseorubiginosus DNA encoding:
- a CDS encoding 6-phosphofructokinase — encoded protein: MRIGVLTSGGDCPGLNAVIRSVVHRSVVDHGDEVIGFRDGWRGLLECDYLKLDLDAVGGILARGGTILGSSRVQPSHLRDGVERAKGHVEELGLDAIIPIGGEGTLKAARLMSDAGLPIVGVPKTIDNDIAVTDVTFGFDTAVGVATEALDRLKTTAESHQRVLVVEVMGRHTGWIALHSGMAAGAHAIVVPERPFDIEELARRVGERFEAGKRFAIVVAAEGAKPAPGSMAFDEGGKDIYGHERFAGIARQLSIELEERLGKEARPVILGHVQRGGTPTAYDRVLATRFGWHAVEAVHRGEFGHMTALRGTDIVMVPLAEAVETLKTVPSARYAEAECVL
- a CDS encoding type 1 glutamine amidotransferase; this translates as MSDNQLRIVWIYPDLLSTYGDQGNALVIERRARQRGLDVARLDVRSDQAIPTSGDIYLIGGGEDRPQRLAAERLRRDGGLHRAVGNGAIVFSVCAGYQILGHEFINDLGQREPGLGLLDVVSVRGEGARCVGDVLADIDPRLGLPPLTGFENHQGVTHLGPTARPFANVRLGNGNGTGDGTEGAYNDTVFGTYMHGPVLARNPLIADLLLKLALDVNALPPTDDRWYEALRNERIAAAQQPA
- a CDS encoding MurT ligase domain-containing protein, coding for MTGNSDPLSPRAKLAVTAGKAVAAASRAAGRGSGSVIGGKVALKLDPDLLARLAQHLDVVLVSATNGKTTTTRLIAEALGAAGPVVSNALGANMPAGITSALAGGSDARFGVIEVDEKYLAGVARDTDPKCIALLNLSRDQLDRAAETRMLAENWREGLAGSKAVVVANADDPLVVWAASSSPNVIWVAAGQMWKDDAWSCPSCGGVMQRPGDDWFCGECGFRRPTPSWALSGDHVLDPHGSAWPIHLQLPGRANKANAASSAAVAAVFGVPPQVALERMYQVQAVAGRYDVVQFQQRDLRLLLAKNPAGWLETFSLIDPPPTPVILSVNARGADGTDTSWLWDVDYTRLTGHPICVIGDRKLDLAVRLEVANQNFQVCDNLDQAVSMSPHGRIEVIANYTAFQDLRRRVGN
- the def gene encoding peptide deformylase, whose product is MRNGSIPGTRGRVRPLTLLGSPVLHEPCGEVTDFGPELATLVEDLFATMYAHEGVGLAANQVGVPLRVFVYDCPDDEETRHLGHVVNPRLVETDGLVLRGPEGCLSLPGLESGVERHDHAVVEGFTATGEPVTIHGTGFFARCLQHEMDHLEGKVYADRVEGRRHRRLMRQVARTSWHRGS
- a CDS encoding TetR family transcriptional regulator, whose protein sequence is MDTTQRTDQQRSADRRRRELLEAADRVVLRDGPQASMNAIAAEAGITKPILYRHFGDKGGLYAALAKRHTDALLDSLRAALDAPADRRERVEATLDTYLAAIEARPQVYRFLMHPAEGGQTADQGFDVGQHSVPLLRRMGEELAQVIEDRLDLGPGSQLLARVWGHGIVGMMYAAGDWWLGERPCARGELVRSMADLLWGRLAAAGDKVGGPGF
- a CDS encoding acyl-CoA dehydrogenase family protein; this encodes MAEFTMELNDEQKEVRDWLHGFAADVIRPAAAEWDEREETPWPVIQEAAKVGIYSLDFYAQQYFDPTGLGIPMAMEELFWGDAGIALSIVGTGLAAVGVLANGTEEQIGTWIPQMYGDANDVKVAAFCSSEPDAGSDVASMRTRAVYDEAKDEWVLNGTKTWATNGGIANVHVVVAVVDAELGSKGHASFIVPPNTPGLSQGQKFKKHGIRASHTAEVVLENVRVPGHCLLGGKEKLDQRLARARERAKAGNGERVKNAAMATFEASRPAVGAMAVGTARAAYEVALDYAKTREQFGRPIIDNQGVAFQLADMRTSIDAARLLVWRASWMAINGKQFTAAEGSMSKLFASETAKKVTAQAVQILGGNGYTREYPVERMHRDAAIYTIFEGTSEIQRLVIARTLSGMSIR